CTTCTCCAACCTTACAGATAGAGAAAGGGCCATATTTGAAGGCGGAATCAGCATGGGTGCTCTCTTCCATCAGTTTACCGGAACACCCGTGAATCTGAGAATCGCAGAGGACCTTGAAAGGGCCATCGCAGAAGCCATAAGCCTGCAGCCCGCCATCAGGGATGTTGAAGTCCATATAGACAGGGAACGCCTCATGGAGGCGTCAGGAGAATTTGGATACACATCACTCACAGGGGAAATGCTGGATGTCACCCTGACTGTGGAGTACGGCTCAGCAGTGATCAGGGTCCGCCTCGAGTACATTGAGGAACTCAAGTACCCCCTCATGTACGTCCATGATGAATAAATACAGGGATAGTTATTATCCTCCCTGATTAATTATTTATAATTCAGAAACCAAACTCTGGATATAACACTCAATGGAAGATTACCATGATAAGGATAGACTCGGAGCTCTGTAAGGGATGTGACATATGCAGAGAATTCTGCCCTGAAGGGGTTTACGCAAGATCAGAGAAGCTGAACCGGAAGGGTGTCCATGAACCCGTCCCAAAAAACCTTGAAAGGTGCACCAAGTGCAGGCTATGCATGATGATGTGTCCAGATCAGGCAATAGTGGTGTATGAAGATGAGTGAAGAATATTTTATACAGGGAAATGATGCCTGCGCCAGGGGAGCCCTCAAGGCAGGGTGCAGGTTCTTTGCAGGTTACCCCATCACACCCTCAACAGAGATAGCGGAGGAAATGGCAGCCATCCTGCCACGCGAGGGCGGAGTCTTTGTCCAGATGGAAGACGAAATAGGAGCCCTTGGAGCTGTTATCGGGGCTGTCTGGAGTGGTGTTAAGGGGATGACAGCAACTTCAGGGCCAGGATTCTCCCTGATGCAGGAGCACATTGGATACGCTGCAATGACAGAGACACCCCTTGTTATCGTCAATGTCCAGAGGGGGTCGCCATCAACCGGCCAGCCAACCATGGCATCTCAGAGCGACATGATGCAGGCAAGGTGGGGGTCCCATGGCGACTATGAGATAATAGCATTATCACCCTCATCGGTCCAGGAGTGCTTTGACTTCACGGTTAAGGCCTTCAACCTTGCAGAGGAGTACAGGGTGCCCGTAACCGTGCTCAGCGAT
The sequence above is drawn from the Methanothermobacter wolfeii genome and encodes:
- a CDS encoding dihydroneopterin aldolase family protein, which codes for MKDADSKYFSNLTDRERAIFEGGISMGALFHQFTGTPVNLRIAEDLERAIAEAISLQPAIRDVEVHIDRERLMEASGEFGYTSLTGEMLDVTLTVEYGSAVIRVRLEYIEELKYPLMYVHDE
- a CDS encoding 4Fe-4S dicluster domain-containing protein; protein product: MIRIDSELCKGCDICREFCPEGVYARSEKLNRKGVHEPVPKNLERCTKCRLCMMMCPDQAIVVYEDE